In Bacillota bacterium, a single genomic region encodes these proteins:
- a CDS encoding biotin/lipoyl-binding protein, whose protein sequence is MRKFKVVVNGREYSVEVIEESEAQAPAPAAAAGAEAAAARTASAAPEQARAGGGPGASRTPSAGAPVSSAEAQAPARRQDAQAAQAGTVRGVEAPLAGTILAVRVREGDRVKVGDVLVTLEALKLENEIASPYSGVVRSVPVKPGDSVRAGTVLATVEESAPHSN, encoded by the coding sequence ATGAGGAAGTTCAAGGTCGTCGTGAACGGAAGGGAGTACAGTGTCGAGGTCATCGAGGAGTCCGAGGCACAGGCGCCTGCTCCCGCAGCGGCAGCGGGGGCTGAAGCGGCAGCGGCGCGGACGGCTTCAGCCGCGCCGGAGCAGGCTCGGGCGGGCGGCGGCCCGGGGGCATCCCGCACCCCATCGGCGGGAGCGCCCGTTTCGTCCGCGGAGGCGCAAGCTCCGGCCCGACGACAGGACGCGCAGGCTGCGCAGGCTGGAACGGTCAGAGGAGTGGAGGCCCCCTTGGCAGGCACGATACTTGCCGTCCGGGTCAGGGAAGGAGACCGCGTGAAGGTGGGCGATGTGCTCGTGACCCTGGAGGCCCTCAAGTTGGAGAACGAGATAGCCTCGCCGTACTCAGGGGTGGTCCGGTCCGTGCCAGTGAAGCCCGGTGACTCCGTCCGGGCGGGCACGGTGCTGGCGACGGTGGAGGAGAGCGCTCCACATTCGAATTGA
- the gmk gene encoding guanylate kinase produces the protein MLFIISAPSAAGKTTIVRELIRRVPGLARLTTATTRAPRDDEEDGKDYTFLSEQAFVRMIHSGELVEWKKTYGNYYGVPKAAVEEAIRSSSDFVIILDVYGREEFRRRWPSCVSIFIAPSDVRDLRERLAGRTDCPQEELEARASRIDEELAFAPSYDHIVVNESVDQAVAEIAEIIARYRATLGPEPRPPHSEGDPR, from the coding sequence GTGCTTTTCATAATCTCCGCGCCGTCCGCCGCGGGAAAGACGACCATAGTGAGGGAACTCATAAGGCGCGTCCCTGGCCTCGCCCGCCTTACCACCGCGACCACCAGAGCGCCACGCGACGACGAAGAGGACGGGAAGGACTACACTTTCCTGTCCGAACAGGCCTTCGTGAGAATGATCCACTCAGGGGAGCTCGTCGAGTGGAAGAAGACGTATGGAAACTATTATGGCGTGCCCAAGGCAGCGGTGGAGGAGGCGATTCGCTCCTCCTCGGATTTCGTGATCATCCTCGACGTGTACGGAAGAGAGGAATTCAGGCGAAGGTGGCCGTCCTGCGTGTCTATCTTCATCGCGCCCTCAGACGTGCGCGACCTGCGTGAAAGGCTCGCCGGCCGCACAGACTGCCCACAGGAGGAACTCGAGGCACGAGCCTCACGCATTGACGAGGAGCTTGCCTTCGCGCCTTCGTACGACCATATCGTCGTGAACGAGTCGGTGGACCAAGCGGTCGCTGAGATCGCAGAGATCATAGCCCGATACCGCGCGACACTCGGACCCGAGCCTAGACCACCACATTCTGAGGGCGACCCTCGATGA